From the Methanofastidiosum sp. genome, the window TACTAAAAGAGCATTATTTTTTTGGGCAAACTTTTCCTCAATAAGCCTATCGCACATTGCTGCAGTTTCAATAACAAGGATATAGTCAGCGTTAAGATTTAAGAAATCAATTTCTTCAACTGTACCGGGTACAGCCCATCCACCCCTTCCAAGTTTTGAAGCGTTAAATTCATCCTCACCGTCTTTTAGGACCACATCACCGTAAATGTAACCTCTTCTATCTGCTGTAAGGTTTAATTCTTCTCTTAGTATGTCAAGAGCAGTTTCTAGATCTTCAATAATCGGGTTAGACTCTAGCTGATCATCAAATGTGTTCTCCTTGGAACCTTCTACAGTATGCTTTAAAGCATAGTACAATTCTCTTATCCCGGCGTGCTTATTTTCTTCGACAAGTCTTTTGCAGTAAGAAGCAACAAGTACAGTCTGCATGAACTTCTTTGTGTGAGCAACATTTAAGAAATGCCTCTTAGAAAATTTATCGCCTAATTGAATAACCTTCTCATCATTGTCAAAATATACATTTGATTTACCTCTTTGTGGTATCTTTATTGAGGGGCTTTCCTCTTTCATTATCTGATCGTAAATTTCCTGACCAAACTTACCAAGTATGGGGGGAACGTCTCGTGAAGGTTTAATCGCCA encodes:
- a CDS encoding DNA topoisomerase IV subunit A; its protein translation is MAIKPSRDVPPILGKFGQEIYDQIMKEESPSIKIPQRGKSNVYFDNDEKVIQLGDKFSKRHFLNVAHTKKFMQTVLVASYCKRLVEENKHAGIRELYYALKHTVEGSKENTFDDQLESNPIIEDLETALDILREELNLTADRRGYIYGDVVLKDGEDEFNASKLGRGGWAVPGTVEEIDFLNLNADYILVIETAAMCDRLIEEKFAQKNNALLVACQGQAPRGIRRLINRLHNEKKLPVYVFTDGDPYGWYIYSTIKQGSMNLAYLSRRLGVPDAKFIGMTMDDIEEYDLQKVTEKLKDMDKKRINEIMEYEWFKHKDWQEQMKKCLKLGVRIEQQALANKSLEFVAEEYLPQKIENEVFLP